A part of Chanos chanos chromosome 9, fChaCha1.1, whole genome shotgun sequence genomic DNA contains:
- the LOC115820747 gene encoding apolipoprotein A-I-like produces MKIAVILALVAVSSCHANLFYADEPKPQLEQLTDVFWDYVAKATRTAEDTLKMIRESQLGQEVNARITQGTDMVNQYAVTLQKQVPPMAQELLDKITKEAESLRERLDQDLASVKGKLEPYAEDLKTQLQQRVEELRAAVAPFAESQDFETLKATIVQKSEELKENLEKRLQDVQSQLSPYTEELRQKVDQRLRDFQERVVPLTEDLQIKLSERAKMVQQSLAPYAEDLKEKLDPYAQDLKERLTTLYESFTKTS; encoded by the exons ATGAAAATTGCTGTGATACTTGCACTTGTTGCTGTCTCTA GCTGTCATGCTAACCTTTTCTATGCTGATGAGCCCAAACCACAACTAGAACAGCTAACTGATGTGTTCTGGGATTATGTTGCTAAGGCAACGCGCACTGCTGAGGATACTCTTAAAATGATAAGGGAATCTCAACTGGGTCAGGAAGTCAA TGCCAGAATCACACAGGGAACTGATATGGTCAACCAGTATGCTGTCACACTTCAAAAGCAGGTGCCACCTATGGCTCAGGAACTCTTGGACAAAATCACCAAGGAGGCTGAGTCACTGAGGGAGCGCTTGGATCAGGATCTGGCCAGCGTGAAGGGTAAACTGGAGCCTTATGCTGAGGACCTAAAAACCCAACTCCAGCAGAGGGTGGAGGAGCTCAGGGCTGCTGTGGCCCCCTTTGCTGAGTCACAGGATTTTGAAACACTGAAGGCCACCATTGTTCAGAAGAGTGAAGAGCTAAAGGAGAACCTGGAGAAGAGACTGCAGGATGTACAATCCCAGCTGAGTCCCTACACAGAGGAGCTGAGGCAGAAAGTGGACCAGAGGCTGAGGGACTTTCAGGAAAGAGTAGTGCCCTTGACAGAAGACCTCCAGATCAAATTGTCAGAGAGAGCTAAAATGGTTCAGCAGAGCCTGGCACCCTATGCTGAGGATCTGAAGGAAAAGCTGGATCCCTACGCCCAGGATCTGAAGGAAAGACTCACCACCCTCTATGAGTCCTTCACCAAGACCAGCTAA
- the LOC115820918 gene encoding apolipoprotein A-I-like: MRVHLVLVLAVFTGCHANLLYADEPKPQLEQLRDALWNFVGEATRTAEDTLKMLRESQLGQEVNSRLTEGADMASKYAATVQNQMSPLAQDLMGKIVKDADVMRERLKQELIGVRDKLQPYSEDLKAQLQQRVEHLRTAMASYAESLDSEKLKTMLQKSTELRESLEESVKDLQSQLSPYTEELKQAIDQHLKDFQEKVAPLAEDLQSQLTQRAQIVQQSLASYAEDMREKLDPYAEEMSAKVTSLYESVTETH, encoded by the exons ATGAGGGTCCATTTGGTGCTTGTACTTGCTGTTTTTACTG GATGTCATGCCAACCTGTTATATGCTGATGAACCCAAGCCACAACTGGAGCAGCTAAGAGATGCACTCTGGAATTTTGTTGGCGAGGCAACTCGCACTGCTGAAGACACTCTTAAGATGTTAAGAGAATCTCAGCTAGGGCAGGAAGTCAA TTCAAGACTCACAGAGGGTGCTGACATGGCAAGCAAATATGCTGCCACTGTCCAGAATCAGATGTCACCTTTGGCCCAGGACCTCATGGGCAAAATCGTTAAGGATGCTGACGTCATGAGGGAGCGCCTGAAGCAGGAACTGATCGGTGTGAGAGACAAACTGCAGCCATATTCTGAAGATCTGAAGGCTCAACTCCAGCAAAGAGTGGAGCATCTCAGGACTGCTATGGCCTCATATGCTGAGTCTCTGGActcagaaaaactgaaaaccatGCTTCAGAAGAGTACAGAATTGAGGGAAAGCTTGGAGGAAAGTGTGAAAGATCTGCAGTCCCAGCTCAGTCCATACACAGAAGAGCTTAAGCAAGCAATAGACCAGCACCTGAAGGACTTCCAGGAGAAGGTGGCTCCCCTGGCTGAGGATCTCCAGTCACAGTTAACACAGAGGGCCCAGATAGTACAGCAGAGTCTGGCATCCTATGCTGAGGATATGAGGGAAAAGCTGGATCCATATGCAGAGGAAATGAGTGCTAAAGTCACCTCTCTCTACGAATCTGTCACTGAGACCCACTAA
- the LOC115821103 gene encoding apolipoprotein A-IV — protein sequence MKVFLVLAIAVFTGCHANLFYADEPKPQLEQLTDAFWDYVGQATRTAEDTLKMIRESQLGQEMNARITEGTDMVNQYAVTLQKQVPPMAQELLDKITKEAESLRERLDQDLASVKGKLEPYAEDLKTQLQQRVEELRAAVAPYADSLDSETLKATLLQKSEELRENLEKSVKDLQSQLGPYTEELKQTVDQRLKDFQEKMAPLAEDLQSQLTQRAQMVQQSLAPYAEDLREKLDPYAQDLKDRLTTLYESFTKTS from the exons atgaAGGTGTTCCTGGTCCTTGCTATTGCTGTTTTCACAG GTTGCCATGCCAACCTTTTCTACGCTGATGAGCCCAAGCCACAGCTGGAACAGCTGACCGATGCATTCTGGGATTATGTCGGTCAGGCAACCCGTACAGCTGAGGACACCCTTAAGATGATAAGGGAATCTCAGCTGGGACAGGAAATGAA TGCTAGAATCACAGAGGGAACTGACATGGTCAACCAGTATGCTGTCACACTTCAAAAGCAGGTGCCACCTATGGCTCAGGAACTCTTGGACAAAATCACCAAGGAGGCTGAGTCACTGAGGGAGCGCTTGGATCAGGATCTGGCCAGCGTGAAGGGTAAACTGGAGCCTTATGCCGAGGACCTAAAAACCCAACTCCAGCAGAGGGTGGAGGAGCTCAGGGCTGCTGTGGCCCCCTATGCTGACTCCCTCGACTCAGAAACCCTGAAGGCCACCCTGCTCCAGAAGAGCGAGGAGCTCAGGGAGAACCTGGAGAAGAGTGTGAAAGACCTGCAGTCCCAGCTCGGTCCCTACACAGAAGAACTCAAGCAGACAGTGGACCAGCGTCTGAAGGACTTCCAGGAGAAGATGGCTCCCCTGGCTGAGGATCTCCAGTCACAGCTGACACAGAGGGCTCAGATGGTACAGCAGAGCTTGGCACCATATGCTGAGGATCTGAGGGAAAAGCTTGACCCCTACGCCCAGGATCTGAAGGATCGACTCACCACCCTCTATGAGTCCTTCACCAAGACCAGCtaa